From Nerophis lumbriciformis linkage group LG13, RoL_Nlum_v2.1, whole genome shotgun sequence, one genomic window encodes:
- the col8a1a gene encoding collagen, type VIII, alpha 1a yields the protein MPSLRHPHLLALLQLVGLVYLSDGAYYGHKQHPQAYQQQMQMQHLQHMGMGMGNEGYPQQQYHGKEGPYMQYPQYRKEHPQMPMLKGNEKARKGGGYNGGQEKGQTIPSGAEGIPQGEPGPVGPPGPEGPPGPAGPQGNGQPGPAGLPGPPGLLGKPGIGKPGLPGPQGRPGGVGEIGPHGEMGPRGEPGPSGQPGRQGLPGPPGLPGIGKAGGQGLPGQLGPKGEPGHKGLPGLPGLQGPKGDKGMGQPGQPGHKGLPGPQGPAGPRGLPGFGKPGLNGMPGPQGPLGEKGHPGLKGHPGLPGEGGPPGPPGLPGQGKLGQNGLPGQPGMLGPKGHPGQPGLPGKPGLPGFGKPGLQGPKGDKGMNGPPGMLGPKGDKGHPGLLGMTGPPGLNGQPGPQGPKGPAGGAGLPGPKGECGEGGPKGLDGSQGNAGTPGLPGTDGLPGERGEPGPRGAPGPMGGKGDNGHKGLPGMPGPAGVPGPKGHGGLPGEMGPQGPKGIPGIDGVAGPIGPPGLPGPKGDVGFTGPPGIAGEGFPGVPGPTGPKGKDGSSGPQGQSGPPGPPGPPGAPGEPGATPDLSGVLSQMGPGLDGAKAGGYGKKGKYAGNGAEVMGASGLEMPAFTAIATTPFPPVNTPVVFEKPLYNGRQNYDPQTGIFTCEVPGIYYFAYHVHCKGANVWVALMRNNEAVMYTYDEYKKGYLDQASGSAVLPLQAGDTVYIQLPSDQAAGLYAGEYVHSSFSGYLLYPL from the exons ATGCCGTCTCTTCGGCACCCCCACCTCCTTGCCCTGCTCCAGCTTGTAGGCCTTGTGTATTTGAGCGACGGGGCGTACTATGGACACAAGCAGCACCCTCAAGCGTACCAGCAGCAGATGCAGATGCAGCACCTCCAGCACATGGGCATGGGCATGGGCAACGAAGGCTACCCTCAACAGCAGTACCATGGCAAAGAGGGACCCTACATGCAGTATCCACAGTACAGGAAGGAACACCCCCAGATGCCCATGCTTAAGGGCAATGAAAAGGCTCGCAAAGGGGGTGGCTATAATGGTGGGCAAGAGAAAG GTCAGACAATCCCAAGTGGTGCTGAGGGAATTCCCCAAGGAGAGCCGGGTCCGGTTGGGCCCCCCGGGCCAGAAGGACCTCCTGGTCCTGCTGGGCCTCAAGGAAACGGGCAACCAGGACCCGCAGGACTGCCAGGACCCCCCGGCCTTCTAGGAAAGCCTGGAATAGGTAAACCAGGGTTGCCAGGACCACAAGGGAGACCAGGAGGAGTCGGTGAGattgggccacatggagaaatggGCCCGAGAGGTGAACCTGGGCCATCTGGACAACCAGGACGTCAGGGTTTACCGGGACCACCTGGGCTACCTGGAATAGGTAAAGCGGGAGGTCAAGGATTGCCTGGGCAACTGGGTCCCAAAGGAGAGCCGGGTCATAAAGGACTGCCAGGCCTTCCAGGATTACAAGGACCCAAAGGCGATAAAGGAATGGGACAGCCAGGACAACCGGGTCACAAGGGCCTGCCAGGACCGCAAGGCCCTGCTGGACCACGAGGGCTACCtggttttggaaaaccaggttTGAATGGGATGCCAGGCCCACAAGGACCTCTCGGAGAGAAAGGACATCCAGGACTAAAGGGACATCCTGGGCTACCAGGTGAAGGAGGACCCCCTGGGCCGCCAGGTCTTCCTGGCCAAGGAAAACTAGGTCAAAACGGTCTTCCAGGACAACCAGGCATGCTTGGTCCGAAAGGTCATCCAGGACAACCTGGTTTGCCAGGAAAGCCAGGACTACCTGGCTTTGGTAAACCCGGCCTCCAAGGACCAAAGGGTGATAAAGGTATGAATGGGCCACCTGGAATGCTTGGACCAAAAGGAGATAAAGGCCATCCAGGATTACTTGGTATGACTGGACCCCCTGGACTAAATGGACAACCAGGCCCTCAAGGACCTAAGGGACCAGCAGGAGGTGCAGGCTTACCAGGTCCAAAAGGAGAATGTGGAGAAGGAGGTCCCAAAGGGCTTGATGGAAGCCAGGGTAATGCTGGTACTCCTGGATTACCTGGAACCGATGGTTTGCCTGGGGAACGCGGTGAGCCAGGGCCAAGAGGTGCACCAGGACCAATGGGTGGCAAAGGAGACAACGGTCATAAAGGCCTACCCGGTATGCCAGGACCTGCTGGAGTTCCTGGTCCCAAAGGACATGGTGGATTACCCGGTGAAATGGGACCTCAAGGTCCTAAGGGAATCCCTGGTATTGATGGTGTAGCAGGTCCAATTGGGCCACCTGGTCTTCCAGGGCCAAAAGGAGATGTAGGTTTTACTGGACCACCTGGCATTGCAGGTGAAGGCTTTCCAGGTGTTCCTGGTCCGACTGGACCTAAGGGGAAAGACGGCTCATCAGGGCCCCAAGGACAGAGCGGGCCACCTGGCCCTCCTGGACCCCCAGGCGCACCAGGAGAGCCTGGTGCGACTCCTGACCTGTCAGGCGTGCTCTCTCAGATGGGTCCTGGACTGGACGGTGCTAAGGCTGGTGGCTATGGCAAAAAGGGCAAATACGCAGGAAATGGTGCAGAAGTCATGGGAGCCAGCGGGCTGGAAATGCCAGCGTTCACCGCTATAGCAACCACTCCTTTCCCCCCTGTGAACACCCCTGTGGTCTTTGAGAAGCCTTTGTACAACGGTCGACAGAACTACGACCCCCAAACAGGAATTTTCACTTGTGAAGTGCCTGGCATTTATTACTTTGCCTACCACGTGCATTGCAAAGGAGCCAACGTGTGGGTGGCCTTGATGAGGAACAATGAGGCCGTCATGTATACCTATGACGagtacaaaaagggctacctggaCCAAGCGTCAGGAAGTGCAGTTCTACCTTTGCAAGCAGGGGACACTGTGTACATTCAGCTGCCCTCAGACCAGGCTGCAGGACTTTATGCTGGGGAGTATGTGCACTCGTCCTTTTCTGGCTATCTGCTGTATCCCCTGTAG
- the LOC133613860 gene encoding protein jagunal homolog 1-A-like, which yields MTSRVRHKAAATNGSDFKHREKVAPQYQMSASLKSEVRRLNIVHLLVWLLVAAQVVVSHLNLVPHETVSMPYQWEYPYLLSAVPLLCSSLSLPRNNISYLVLSMISGGLFSVAPLIYGGMEMFPVAQQLYRHGKAYRFIFGFSAVTVMYLVMVVAVQVHAWQLYYMKKLLDSWFNATQEKKKK from the exons ATGACGTCACGTGTCCGCCACAAAGCTGCAGCCACCAATGGAAGTGACTTTAAACACAGAGAGAAGGTGGCTCCACAATACCAAATGAG TGCGTCCCTGAAGTCCGAAGTCCGGCGCTTGAACATTGTCCACCTACTGGTCTGGCTGCTGGTGGCCGCCCAAGTGGTGGTCAGTCACCTCAACCTGGTGCCACACGAAACCGTCTCCATGCCGTACCAATGGGAGTACCCTTACCTCCTCAGCGCGGTACCCTTGCTCTGCAGCAGCCTGTCCCTCCCCAGGAACAACATCAGCTACCTGGTCTTGTCCATGATCAGCGGGGGACTCTTCTCTGTGGCGCCGCTCATATACGGCGGCATGGAGATGTTCCCCGTGGCGCAGCAGCTGTATCGCCACGGCAAAGCCTACCGCTTCATTTTCGGGTTCTCCGCCGTAACGGTCATGTATTTGGTCATGGTGGTGGCCGTCCAGGTGCACGCGTGGCAGCTGTATTACATGAAGAAGCTGCTAGACTCGTGGTTCAATGCCAcgcaagagaagaagaagaaatga